A stretch of the Candidatus Nezhaarchaeales archaeon genome encodes the following:
- a CDS encoding AAA family ATPase, whose amino-acid sequence MKKIICLTGMPGAGKSVFSEVARGLGLRVVVMGDVVRDEALKRQLTPTQETLGKLMVEMRRTFGSAVIAERCFHEVDATEGPVVIEGVRSLAELRAFRKRYGSVWVVAVHSSARSRFKRLKERGRPDDPKTWREFNLRDMRELRVGIGNVIALADFVLVNEGSITRFKRKAEDLLTALLKPPLK is encoded by the coding sequence TTGAAGAAGATTATATGCTTAACCGGTATGCCGGGGGCCGGTAAATCGGTATTTTCCGAGGTAGCTAGAGGGTTAGGATTAAGGGTAGTGGTCATGGGCGACGTTGTTAGGGATGAGGCTTTAAAACGGCAATTAACTCCAACCCAGGAAACCTTGGGCAAACTAATGGTGGAGATGAGGCGTACCTTTGGATCCGCAGTAATAGCTGAACGATGCTTTCATGAGGTAGATGCTACGGAGGGACCGGTCGTAATTGAGGGAGTAAGGAGCTTAGCGGAGCTTAGAGCCTTTAGGAAGAGGTATGGATCAGTATGGGTAGTAGCTGTACATTCGTCAGCGCGATCTAGGTTTAAAAGGCTTAAAGAGCGCGGAAGACCTGATGACCCGAAGACGTGGCGTGAGTTTAACTTACGAGATATGCGGGAGTTAAGGGTTGGTATCGGTAACGTTATAGCGTTAGCCGACTTCGTACTAGTAAACGAGGGAAGTATAACGCGGTTTAAAAGGAAGGCTGAAGATCTACTTACCGCTTTGCTCAAGCCTCCTTTGAAGTAG
- the cca gene encoding CCA tRNA nucleotidyltransferase yields MDALDSILTEALKTLRPTSEERRKVQSVINLVVERVSSKIRNLGVEAEVSVQGSVAKDTWISGDKDIDVFIMLPKWLGQEGLEKTGMEIARYAAGANYIEGYAEHPYVQALIEDYRVDIVPCFKVEKPEGLISAVDRTPFHTLFINERLNDTLRDEVRLLKGFAKGIGVYGAEIKTGGLSGYLCELLTLYYGSFKSTLLAIAKWKPFKVFVDIQRYYGDLKEPLTQFKQYPLVVIDPVDKRRNVAAALTLQRMSELIAASRAFIERPSITFFKPPPRRSLTVKELEDLLANHGASVIVILTECPKLPPDVLWGQIHKSLEGLVTLLRSYDFNLLRASSWSNEKRWIAFTVELESHLIPKVKKHQGPLVTSGSDSINRFLKKHVGSPSVISGPLIEGDRWVVFKARPYVDARKLIMDKLLQAKLGVYIAEKLSKGFEIYVNDEIKSLHRLGEDFTKYLASFLDGRPNWLK; encoded by the coding sequence GTGGACGCGCTTGACAGTATACTTACCGAGGCCTTAAAAACTTTAAGGCCCACTAGCGAGGAGCGTCGAAAGGTTCAAAGTGTAATCAACCTAGTCGTTGAAAGAGTTTCAAGTAAAATCCGCAACCTAGGGGTTGAGGCGGAGGTTAGCGTCCAAGGGTCCGTAGCTAAGGATACTTGGATCTCCGGGGACAAGGATATCGATGTATTCATAATGCTACCTAAATGGCTCGGACAGGAGGGGCTTGAGAAAACGGGGATGGAAATCGCCCGTTACGCGGCTGGAGCTAACTATATCGAGGGTTACGCTGAGCATCCATACGTTCAAGCGTTAATCGAGGATTACCGAGTGGATATTGTCCCCTGCTTTAAAGTTGAAAAGCCTGAAGGATTGATAAGCGCAGTTGATAGAACGCCCTTCCATACCCTTTTCATCAATGAGCGCCTTAACGATACCCTAAGGGATGAGGTACGCCTCCTTAAAGGCTTCGCTAAAGGTATAGGGGTTTACGGCGCTGAAATTAAAACCGGGGGCTTATCAGGATACCTCTGCGAACTTCTAACGCTATACTATGGAAGCTTTAAGTCCACGCTGTTAGCGATAGCTAAATGGAAACCGTTTAAGGTATTCGTGGATATTCAAAGGTACTACGGCGACCTAAAAGAACCGCTTACACAGTTTAAGCAGTATCCGCTAGTAGTTATTGACCCTGTGGATAAAAGGAGGAATGTAGCAGCGGCCTTAACCCTTCAGCGAATGAGCGAGCTAATAGCGGCGTCGAGAGCCTTTATTGAGAGGCCGAGTATAACGTTCTTTAAGCCTCCACCTAGAAGGTCCTTAACGGTCAAAGAGCTCGAAGACCTGTTAGCCAATCATGGGGCTAGCGTAATCGTCATACTCACCGAATGCCCTAAACTACCACCCGACGTATTATGGGGTCAAATTCATAAATCCTTAGAGGGATTAGTAACGCTCCTAAGATCCTACGACTTCAACTTATTAAGAGCCTCCTCCTGGTCTAATGAAAAACGGTGGATAGCGTTCACGGTTGAACTGGAAAGCCATTTAATACCTAAGGTTAAAAAGCATCAAGGCCCTCTAGTAACATCCGGATCGGATAGCATTAACCGCTTTCTAAAGAAGCATGTAGGCTCCCCCAGCGTAATCAGCGGCCCCCTCATAGAGGGTGATCGCTGGGTGGTTTTTAAGGCGAGGCCTTACGTGGATGCCCGTAAGCTAATCATGGATAAGCTGCTTCAAGCTAAACTAGGGGTTTACATAGCTGAGAAGCTAAGTAAGGGATTCGAAATCTACGTTAACGATGAAATTAAAAGCCTCCACCGTTTAGGTGAAGACTTCACCAAGTACTTAGCAAGCTTTCTCGATGGGAGGCCAAACTGGTTAAAGTAG
- a CDS encoding RNA-binding domain-containing protein encodes MLVRVKAEVHETEDPDKVRKAIENIVTPQRLYVKEEGDGKFMVGEADSPEALLKLHEALRRQQILDAARAMIKRYSSSGVVRFYLHKQAAYVGRVTFCLPKGESPLGPIEVIVETNKDEALINWLAPPTSGGRPKYEEPMPRD; translated from the coding sequence ATGTTGGTAAGGGTGAAAGCGGAGGTTCACGAGACCGAGGACCCGGATAAGGTTAGGAAGGCCATCGAGAACATAGTGACTCCTCAAAGGCTTTACGTCAAAGAGGAGGGAGACGGGAAGTTCATGGTTGGTGAGGCTGATAGCCCTGAGGCTTTACTAAAACTTCACGAGGCGTTAAGGAGGCAGCAAATACTTGACGCGGCTAGAGCTATGATTAAAAGGTACTCAAGTAGCGGCGTGGTTAGGTTTTATCTCCATAAGCAGGCGGCTTACGTTGGCCGCGTAACGTTTTGCCTCCCTAAAGGCGAGTCGCCATTAGGGCCTATAGAGGTCATCGTAGAGACTAATAAGGATGAGGCCCTAATAAACTGGTTAGCACCTCCAACCTCTGGAGGGAGGCCTAAATATGAGGAGCCTATGCCGCGTGATTAA
- a CDS encoding THUMP domain-containing protein — protein MPNDVDHLERLFITLSGEHEHLPRSEVVAILEAENIPFSGERKIGAVLSLSAPLAAAKVLAQRASLSSECCKELFNCNAQLNEILKQARQIDWSQLIPKGSFAVRVERKGLRVSSLKTVEIEQALGKLILDQLKGRVKVRLKGAQTVVRGLLQDHHFWLGILLSKVDKLQFAIRRPRAKPFFHPSALPPKMARLFVNLARAQRGEVFFDPFTGTGSLLIEAGLIGCLPIGCDVDIKMVKGALLNLRYYGLHGLILLADARKIPTVRAAAIAYDPPYGRVSSLKGATLSDILSSSLGESLQILKPAGYLCLASPTWMNILDLASEKGFKPIEHHTVRIHRSLTRRIVVLKKG, from the coding sequence ATGCCCAACGACGTTGACCATTTAGAGCGCCTCTTCATAACCCTTTCGGGGGAGCATGAACACCTTCCTAGGTCCGAGGTCGTAGCCATACTTGAAGCCGAGAATATCCCATTCAGCGGGGAGCGTAAAATCGGAGCCGTATTAAGCCTATCAGCACCATTAGCCGCGGCAAAGGTGTTAGCTCAACGTGCATCATTATCCTCGGAATGCTGTAAAGAATTATTTAATTGTAATGCGCAGCTAAATGAAATACTTAAACAAGCAAGACAGATCGATTGGAGCCAACTAATACCTAAAGGATCCTTCGCAGTCAGAGTTGAGCGTAAAGGGTTAAGGGTTTCATCCTTAAAAACAGTGGAGATAGAGCAAGCCTTAGGTAAGCTAATCCTAGACCAGCTTAAGGGACGTGTTAAAGTAAGGCTTAAAGGCGCTCAAACAGTTGTTAGAGGCCTCCTACAAGATCATCACTTCTGGTTGGGTATACTACTCTCTAAAGTTGATAAATTGCAGTTCGCTATTAGGAGGCCTCGAGCTAAGCCTTTCTTCCATCCTAGCGCTTTACCACCCAAGATGGCTAGGTTATTCGTAAACCTAGCTCGAGCCCAAAGAGGTGAAGTATTCTTCGACCCCTTCACCGGTACTGGTAGCCTCCTTATCGAGGCGGGGCTTATAGGCTGCCTTCCGATCGGATGTGATGTAGACATTAAAATGGTTAAGGGGGCCCTCCTAAACTTAAGATACTACGGCTTACACGGCCTTATACTGCTTGCTGACGCCCGAAAAATCCCAACCGTTAGAGCAGCAGCGATAGCTTACGACCCGCCCTACGGCAGGGTTTCATCACTTAAAGGAGCTACCTTAAGCGATATCCTCTCAAGCTCTTTAGGGGAATCCCTACAAATCCTTAAGCCAGCGGGCTACCTATGCTTAGCCAGCCCGACATGGATGAACATACTCGATCTAGCCTCTGAGAAAGGGTTTAAGCCTATCGAGCATCATACCGTAAGGATCCATAGATCATTAACTAGGAGGATAGTTGTACTTAAGAAGGGGTGA
- the thpR gene encoding RNA 2',3'-cyclic phosphodiesterase, producing MEYLRSFIAIDIEDQQLLSKLIEIQLKIAATGADVKLVERENIHLTLRFLGEISRGMVDDVINVLRGLNASSFKVKLFGVGAFPRIQRPRVIWVGISEGVEALKSIYLQLEGGLRRIGFKPEKEGFSPHITLARVRSWRGVERLANSILSLQAEEVGEVLVQQVKLKKSVLTVKGPIYTDLYVQTLT from the coding sequence TTGGAATACTTGAGGAGTTTTATCGCGATCGATATTGAAGATCAGCAGCTCCTCAGTAAGTTAATCGAGATACAGTTGAAGATAGCGGCTACGGGGGCTGATGTTAAGCTTGTGGAGCGGGAGAACATACATTTAACGTTAAGGTTTTTAGGTGAAATTAGTAGGGGTATGGTCGATGACGTCATCAACGTTTTAAGGGGTTTAAATGCTTCAAGCTTTAAGGTAAAACTATTCGGTGTAGGCGCCTTCCCAAGGATTCAAAGGCCTAGGGTTATATGGGTCGGTATTAGTGAAGGCGTTGAGGCGCTTAAAAGCATATACTTACAACTTGAGGGGGGGCTACGGCGGATAGGGTTTAAACCTGAGAAGGAGGGCTTCTCACCCCATATAACGCTAGCTAGGGTTCGAAGCTGGAGGGGGGTGGAGAGGCTCGCTAATAGCATACTAAGCCTTCAAGCGGAGGAGGTGGGCGAGGTGCTAGTGCAGCAAGTAAAGCTTAAGAAGAGCGTACTTACTGTTAAAGGGCCTATATATACCGACCTATACGTTCAAACCCTAACTTAA
- a CDS encoding TIGR04076 family protein, with protein sequence MINMYRLILEVKEVKGKCVAGYKVGDKIVVEEPSILVKESNNICLYAIGALLPYLTVAYREVPKNDWINQLQHLQCPDPINTVTFKISRKKLNFEKAGSVRKPKADTHRKGAS encoded by the coding sequence ATGATTAATATGTATAGGCTAATACTTGAGGTTAAGGAGGTTAAAGGTAAATGCGTAGCGGGCTATAAAGTAGGCGATAAAATAGTCGTGGAGGAACCGTCAATACTCGTTAAAGAGAGCAATAACATATGCTTATATGCTATAGGCGCGCTGCTACCCTACCTAACCGTGGCTTATAGGGAAGTCCCGAAGAACGACTGGATTAACCAACTACAACATCTGCAATGCCCAGATCCGATTAACACGGTAACATTTAAGATTAGTCGTAAAAAGCTTAACTTCGAGAAGGCTGGTTCTGTAAGAAAACCAAAGGCGGATACACATCGGAAAGGTGCCTCTTAA
- a CDS encoding ribose-phosphate diphosphokinase, producing the protein MTIVVAGPASLRLSEAVSKALNVKMVKVEHKSFPDGEAYIRLPCNVKDEDVVIIQSLYPDQNRRILELLFMIETAKDLGAQRVIAVVPYFAYARQDKRFRDGEAISSKVIAKLIELSGANALVTVDVHSDEALKHFKIPALNVSAAKPIGEYLSRTYGGTPFILAPDEGRMGFAKTVASVIKTDYGFLSKKRDLLTGEVRTEKKELPVKGRIAVIVDDIISTGGTIANAARILIEEGAKWVVAACTHLLAVGDAVRRMKEAGVNEILGTDSVESTLSKVSVAGEVAEALKTLS; encoded by the coding sequence ATGACAATAGTGGTGGCGGGTCCAGCCTCCTTGAGGCTTAGTGAAGCGGTGTCGAAAGCCTTAAACGTTAAGATGGTGAAGGTTGAACATAAGTCGTTCCCCGATGGTGAAGCCTACATAAGATTACCCTGTAACGTTAAAGATGAAGACGTGGTCATCATCCAATCGCTATACCCGGATCAGAATAGGAGGATTTTGGAACTCCTCTTCATGATTGAAACCGCAAAGGACTTAGGAGCACAACGTGTAATAGCGGTCGTACCATACTTCGCGTACGCAAGGCAGGATAAAAGGTTTAGGGACGGCGAAGCTATAAGCTCAAAGGTGATCGCTAAGCTTATTGAGTTAAGCGGCGCTAACGCCTTAGTAACGGTCGACGTCCACTCAGATGAGGCTTTAAAACACTTTAAAATTCCGGCTTTAAACGTAAGTGCAGCCAAACCCATAGGTGAATACTTAAGCAGGACGTATGGAGGCACACCATTCATACTCGCACCTGATGAAGGAAGGATGGGCTTCGCTAAAACCGTAGCCAGCGTAATCAAGACAGATTACGGCTTCTTAAGTAAGAAGCGCGACTTATTAACGGGTGAAGTTCGAACAGAGAAGAAAGAGCTACCCGTTAAAGGACGGATCGCCGTAATAGTAGACGACATAATAAGTACTGGCGGAACCATAGCTAATGCCGCTAGAATCCTAATTGAGGAAGGCGCTAAATGGGTTGTAGCCGCCTGCACCCACCTATTAGCCGTAGGGGACGCCGTAAGAAGGATGAAGGAAGCCGGCGTAAACGAAATTTTAGGGACCGATAGCGTTGAATCAACGTTAAGTAAGGTTTCAGTAGCCGGGGAAGTAGCGGAAGCCTTAAAAACCTTAAGTTAG
- the rnz gene encoding ribonuclease Z has protein sequence MYLRRGEDLHMSILIVTLGTSASIPTNSRSLPCILVKRNGEKLLFDCGEGCQRQMIKANVGFGGRMNIFISHMHGDHVLGLAGLLQTMSLMRRVNPLQIFGPKGILDFINAIRETVKFTLTFPLQVKEVSEGLVYEGQGFQVYSTWVNHSVPTLAYSLVERERPGVFHPEKANQLGVPKGPLWKKLQEGVAVTLNDGRVIRPEQVLGPPRRGFKVTYSSDTAPCSSLINLARDADVLIHEATLSDSLMDKAIAEKHSTPSLAAQVAKEANVKLLILTHISPRYKRADLLIRRARNIFPNIVVAKDFDKFTLRRTI, from the coding sequence TTGTACTTAAGAAGGGGTGAGGACCTCCATATGAGTATCCTAATAGTCACCCTAGGCACATCGGCTAGCATACCGACGAATAGTAGAAGCCTTCCATGCATACTGGTTAAGAGGAACGGTGAGAAACTACTGTTTGACTGCGGTGAAGGTTGTCAGCGTCAAATGATTAAAGCCAATGTAGGTTTTGGCGGTAGGATGAACATTTTCATTTCACATATGCACGGCGACCACGTCCTAGGCTTAGCTGGACTACTTCAAACCATGTCGTTAATGAGGCGGGTCAATCCTTTACAAATCTTCGGGCCGAAGGGTATTTTGGATTTTATAAACGCCATACGTGAAACCGTCAAGTTCACCTTAACCTTCCCCTTACAGGTTAAGGAGGTAAGTGAAGGCTTAGTTTACGAGGGTCAAGGCTTCCAGGTTTACTCGACATGGGTTAATCATTCTGTTCCAACCCTTGCATACTCTTTAGTAGAACGTGAAAGACCGGGCGTTTTCCATCCTGAGAAGGCAAATCAACTCGGAGTACCTAAAGGCCCCCTCTGGAAGAAGCTTCAGGAAGGAGTAGCGGTCACACTTAATGATGGCAGGGTTATAAGGCCTGAACAAGTTTTAGGTCCTCCACGCCGCGGCTTTAAAGTAACCTATAGTAGTGATACAGCTCCGTGTAGCTCCCTAATCAACCTGGCTCGAGATGCTGACGTACTAATCCATGAAGCCACCTTAAGCGATAGCCTCATGGATAAGGCTATAGCTGAAAAACATTCAACCCCGAGCTTAGCAGCTCAAGTAGCCAAAGAAGCTAACGTTAAACTGTTAATCTTAACCCACATAAGCCCTAGATATAAACGTGCAGACCTCCTAATTAGACGCGCAAGAAACATCTTCCCCAACATCGTAGTGGCTAAAGACTTCGATAAGTTCACGCTAAGAAGAACGATATGA
- a CDS encoding anaerobic ribonucleoside-triphosphate reductase activating protein: MKAWLGGVVDLTTVDWPRKACFLIFLTGCNLRCPFCQNSALIPMNSGESVDVDVVVDRFKRNLPLVEGVHVTGGEPTLQSAALRSLCSKFKSLGVGVSISTNGTCPQVLKELIDNELVDHIALDVKAPLEVGAYSLATGLSRADWVVASVKRSLEVCVKARSEGSITLEARTTVVPTLNDEEDSVAKIAKAIGDTCDYYVLQQFEPSDKVLDPRFKALKAPSREKLLRLAKVALNHGVRLVLLKTRSHGIEELPKP; encoded by the coding sequence TTGAAGGCGTGGCTAGGAGGAGTTGTTGATCTCACCACGGTTGATTGGCCTCGTAAGGCATGCTTCCTAATATTCCTAACTGGATGTAACTTGAGGTGCCCTTTCTGTCAGAACTCAGCTTTAATACCTATGAACTCGGGGGAAAGCGTCGATGTGGATGTGGTGGTTGATAGGTTTAAGCGAAACTTACCGTTGGTAGAAGGCGTACATGTAACCGGTGGAGAACCTACGCTTCAAAGCGCGGCTTTAAGAAGCCTTTGCTCCAAGTTTAAAAGTTTAGGTGTAGGTGTTAGCATCAGTACCAATGGCACCTGCCCTCAAGTTCTTAAAGAACTAATAGATAATGAGTTAGTGGATCATATAGCGCTGGACGTGAAAGCCCCGCTTGAAGTAGGAGCGTATAGTCTAGCAACCGGGTTAAGTAGGGCTGACTGGGTTGTAGCTAGCGTTAAAAGGTCCCTCGAAGTATGCGTTAAGGCTAGGAGTGAAGGAAGTATTACACTCGAGGCTAGGACCACAGTTGTACCAACCTTAAACGATGAAGAGGATAGCGTAGCTAAAATAGCGAAGGCTATAGGTGATACTTGTGATTACTACGTGCTACAACAGTTTGAGCCCAGCGATAAAGTATTGGATCCTAGGTTTAAGGCCTTGAAGGCGCCCAGTAGAGAAAAGCTGTTAAGGCTAGCTAAGGTAGCATTAAATCACGGCGTCCGCTTGGTCCTATTAAAGACGAGGAGCCACGGTATTGAGGAGCTGCCTAAACCTTGA
- a CDS encoding radical SAM protein: MKLEVLRPDSILVWRNEEVLHRLSWYYQVMRNMKPAKYLICKKLEFKGDLSGLTEELWEQHDKLHELLLDIQRKIAEGNLNLESLPTPKQSFLDLKIELVKRMLMNCCFCERRCGVNRLKGEKGFCRLNTETRVATWFHHYGEEAPLVPSGTIFFTSCNFKCQFCQNWDISTNPKNGVEVSSRELAAIAKILRDEGCRNINYVGGEPTPNLHTIVESLKHMDVNVPLLWNSNMYCSLETMKILKDLIDIWLPDFKYFNDRCAERLSKVPNYFAVVSRNHVIAHESGNMIIRHLVLPNHLECCTKPLLKWIAKNLPNALVNIMEQYRPEHVVAKHPELYPDIARRPTKTEMSEAYSLANELGIVWEAVS; this comes from the coding sequence ATGAAGCTCGAAGTGTTAAGGCCTGACTCCATCCTAGTGTGGAGGAACGAGGAAGTACTTCACCGGCTTTCCTGGTATTACCAGGTTATGCGTAACATGAAGCCGGCGAAGTACCTCATATGTAAGAAGTTGGAGTTTAAAGGGGATCTATCCGGTTTAACCGAGGAGCTCTGGGAACAGCACGATAAGCTTCATGAGCTTCTCTTAGATATTCAGCGTAAAATAGCCGAAGGCAACTTAAACCTAGAGTCCCTACCAACACCGAAGCAAAGCTTTCTCGACCTAAAGATCGAGCTAGTAAAGAGGATGCTAATGAATTGCTGCTTCTGCGAACGCCGTTGCGGCGTAAATAGGTTGAAGGGAGAGAAAGGCTTCTGCCGCTTAAATACCGAGACTAGGGTCGCTACTTGGTTTCACCATTATGGAGAGGAGGCACCCCTAGTCCCAAGCGGAACTATATTCTTCACGTCGTGCAACTTCAAATGCCAATTCTGCCAGAACTGGGATATATCTACTAACCCTAAGAACGGCGTCGAAGTATCATCGAGAGAATTAGCGGCTATAGCTAAAATCCTTAGAGATGAGGGCTGTAGAAACATAAACTACGTGGGCGGGGAGCCAACGCCGAACCTCCATACGATCGTTGAATCGCTTAAACATATGGACGTCAACGTCCCCTTACTATGGAACAGCAATATGTACTGTAGCCTAGAAACCATGAAGATTCTTAAGGACCTAATCGATATATGGCTACCCGACTTTAAGTATTTTAACGATAGATGCGCTGAACGCCTTTCAAAGGTACCAAACTACTTCGCCGTAGTATCAAGGAATCACGTAATAGCGCATGAATCCGGCAACATGATAATCCGCCATCTAGTACTACCAAACCACTTAGAATGTTGTACTAAGCCGCTACTAAAATGGATCGCTAAGAACCTACCTAACGCCCTAGTTAACATAATGGAGCAGTACCGCCCCGAGCACGTAGTAGCAAAGCATCCTGAGCTTTACCCTGATATCGCGCGTAGACCTACCAAGACCGAAATGAGTGAAGCATACTCATTAGCTAACGAATTAGGAATAGTCTGGGAGGCGGTCTCTTAA